A region of the Struthio camelus isolate bStrCam1 chromosome 11, bStrCam1.hap1, whole genome shotgun sequence genome:
gtattttttatttaaaacttaactAAAGAACAGGGCTAAACAAAAAGTCAGTAGCTGGATTTCTGTATCTTTCAAGAAAGGGGACAAAGAAATGACCAGTTTTGCAGTTCTCAGGCTTTATCCCATAACCTGTCTTTTTACAGTATctacctatacatatatataaattagAAAGAGATAAAGCCATGATTAACTGCAGCTTTCATGAAAACCTTCAGTCTGTATTACAGAGTCTCTTTTGATCTGGTGTCACTGAGGTGTAAAGGTGAGGATCATCCAGCTAATAACAAAGTAGAAGAGGAAGATGGGGTAAACAACAAGAGCTTTGCGGTTTGGAGGCTGACTGTCTGCCAGGAAAGCCGTAGATGCTggtgacaaagaaaaagaaaaataattgaaacgTGAACAGCATAAAACTAGAAATATAAGATTCACTACAGATGTTAACAATTTTAAATTAGGATCTGCTTTACAACATTAAGTTGAAAGACAAAGAGTAGAACTGAGTATTCTATTGCTCAGTTCCAATCGTCTCTAATCACCAGTTAAAACTTCCTTTATCATATAGGAAGACAAATGCTGGCTGACACTCTGTAACAAGATTCAGATTTACAGATTgagaacaagaagaaataataagAACGTACCTGTATGAACTTAGTGTTTTCTAATGGTATTTATAACAATATCACCACTAGGCTCACCCAGAGTTTAATATTAAATTACTGTCTTTCTTCCGAGGGCCATTTGCATATGAAGCCCTCCCCCCACAAATGGAGACAGAGGCTGAATCTCTGCCAATACAAGAATTAGAAGAACTACAACCTAGGAAACAGACCTTGAACTCCAATACCGTCTGCCCTTACACAGGAAAAGGCATGCAGATCTACCTCTTTAGTCATCACACTACTCAGTGCACGTAATAGTGTTATAATGCTAACAGGTACTTACCTAATGTTGACCAGCCAAACATAGCTATTACTACAATAAGACGTACAATGAAGCTGACAGTCCCAGAACCTGCTAGCAGTACCAGCCTACACACCAGCATCGCTACTGTCAGGGGCATGACACAGTAACCCAGAACGCACAGGCTCTGAAAAAAAGATCTAGAAACAAGtgacagaaacaggaaaaagagtCAGACCAAAGCCCTACAGAAGTTCCATACACTGGAACACTTTAATTGCTACTACAGACCAGCACTCACATAGTTCCTCCAAGTAGCTTTGAGTTTAGTGTGATAACAACTGCACCAAACCAGATGATGACAAAGACCTCAGCAAATTGGGGCCCTCCATCTTCTTTGCTATCTGCTGATCCACCCTGAAGCATCCTGTTGAAGGTAACAGAAACAAGAAGTCAATCACAGTTGACGACTGGGTTTTTGCAGATTAAGAATAGATGACAGAATAGGAGTCTGAGACATTGATTCTCAAGTAAGTTGCAGAATAGTTATTTTTCATTGGTTTTCTGATTTTTGGAAGCATCCTCTATCTTGTGTAGAAAATGACTGTTGCCCAGTTGCAGTCCACTTGTTCATTTTGTGGACTGTATAGAAAtggaaaggagaatgaaaatgACAGACAACAGGCTAGACAATGAAAACTGAAGTATAAAGGGTTTAGTAAACTCTCAAAGCAGACAAAGCAGACAGCGCACTGCATGACAAAACAGGTAAACCTTAAGGAAAGCTTAATATAACCCCAGGATACATGCAACATGTATAACCTGGAAAAGTGAGCATGTGCCGATTTGAAGATTTAAATTATATTGTATACTGCAGATATAGCTACAACAACATTTTATTAAATGGTTTTTGTATGTTGAGTACGTATGTGGGACGCGGATTTGGTGACAGATGTAGTAACATTTGTTAGACTAACTGGCTTAGCTGAACTACTATACATAATTCTAAGCGCGCCAACTCTTCAGCGCGTGCTTGTACGGTTCAGCAAAAGCAAGCCTTGAGAGACTAATTCCCCTGTGCTTCCCccaccagcagcagggaggcagagggaggtagGGACAGACAGGCAAACACACCCCTTAAGAGGGCTACTCAGAAGGCCTTAATTTCACTCCTCATTGCACTGGTCTcagtctttctctcttcctctccatgAGGGTAACAAACTTTCCAGGAAGTACAAGAAACAGGAGTCCAACTTTGGACCACATTCATGTGTGAATAGGCTATCACAATTTAtgcatgggaggaaaaaaaaaaaagaaacccttctgTAGCTATCAGTTAAAAGAATACATCTGTAGGATGAAAATGCAATGGTCCGTTCTCCATCCTGAGCAAAATTACCGTGCAGGAAAATTTTAAACCTTTCCCCAAACGTTCAGTTTCTCCACATCTGAAGAAACAATTCAATGTATTGAAGAGGAGTAATGTCCCTTCTCCCTCACATGCTCCCAGGTTTGCTTCCCCCCTCCAAGGTCCTTACCATCTCTGTAAACATTTCACATACAAATGTCACCAATAACATGAAGAATTTAAAGCTCTATGcaatgaaaggaggaagaaagcaacatgcacctttaaaaaaaaaaaaaagtttcttcctgaGGCAAAGTAAATATTTAGTCTTGTGTTTTAAGACCTAAACATACCTACATCTCTCTTCTCTGAATGATGCAAAAGCTAAGGAAGCAGATATGCTTACCCGAGTTAATTCAAGTTTTGAGTATTTTATTACTGCAAAAGTATCAGACACatggttttgcttttatttttttctaaacatggCACATAAGCATAAAACATTTTATCTGAATACAGTAAGGAACAAATATTAGAATGTGATGTCCAATCTGTGACTCTTTAGGAGTTCACACACACCTCCCGTGTGCAGGTTAAACCTCGTGCTGGGCAGACACCAGCACTACCTCACTGCACAGAGGCTGGTGGGTAACATGAACCCCTGCTACAGCAGCAGTGATGCCACAAGTACCGAGACCAACCTTCCTGTCGTACCCCCATTCTCATTTGCACACATCTCCCCAACAGTCCCCAGGAGCCGCAGTCGTCTTCTACCTATGAGCTACTCCAACAGCCTCTCTTATTCCATTGGTTCTCCAGGGTACCTGGTACACACCTGGTACCCATGCTACAGCTCCTAGTTAAACAAGGCTTTGGCATGCAGCTCAGAATAAGGAAGTGGGCCAAATGTGTTAGAACTAATAACAACACGAATCAGGATAACTTTCAGTAACGTCATTCCTAAAAGAGGGGATTCTGAAGAGTTCACCtttaaattctaaatttaaaGAAGGACGGTCTTAATGAGATTTAAGTGTCAGAAACACATTTTGTAAGAAAACCTGGAGCAAGCACTGATGTAGAAGACCAGGCGAGCATCTGAAAAAACTTAATTTCAACACATGTCATCAGAAATCTTTAAATTCTCGTTTCCCCTACGTAAAAGGCTAAAAAACCAAACCCACTTACTGCAGGTACTTACAGCGCAAGCGAGACACAAAGCACCAAGGGGCCCCAAAGATCCCCtgcaggtaaaagaaaaaaaaaaaaagacatcatagAAAGATGTTCAATTGTATTTTTCTAGGAGTGATAAAGCATTCTTTTCCAACTCCTGATATATCATTTTCCATACTATACTTCGTTATAATTTTCTTATTTAGCatcttttatatacatatataaagaaTACGATGTAATTTATTCAAAGTGTGTTAACTCTTAAAGTTACCTGCTCTATATATTAACACATGATCTGTTTTAAAAGATCCTTGATACCACCCTGATTTTTCATTATTCAGCATGCCAAAACAACAAAACGAACATAAAACAGACACTTGATTTCCTATTCCAGTGAATTCCTCCTTTTCAAAACATGAGAAGTCTGTAAGCAACATGCCCTTTCAAGCTTTTGAAAGTCTTCTGGTACGTACAGTCTCTGAGGAGCGCACTGCTCTTTTTCGGATACATGACATGCACAAATTTCTTCCCGACCGCCTTTAGATCTCTCATCTGAAATAAAGAAGAGACACTTAATAAAATTACAGAtcacaatgaaaacaaagcagaaagatagAAATAAAGCAGTATCAACTTTAAAATCAAGATAGGATCCAACCCAAAAATTTctgaagcatcccctgcagcaaACAATGACTACATTTCCTACGTTCCTTAACAACCACAACAACGTACTATCCTTTAATAACACCTAGTTAAGAACAATAATTTCTTTGCTCCTCTGTGAAAagaaagtcaccaaaaaaaatcctattaggGTAGTTTCCTCTGAAGCACCATCTGACACTTCTACACTTGCAAAAATTTTCAGATCACAGAAAGACTTGGGGATTGTAACTCAAATATTTTTCTACCCAAAAGAATGTGCTTTACAAAGCTACCCCCCAAAACAgtaaaagtcaaaagaaaaaagacaatttttgcaTAACACTTGGCAGAAGAGATCAGTAAAACACATGTGTTATTACAGATACAGGCACAGAATACTAACTCACAATAGTATCTCTAACAGGTTCATCCAGTGTGGAGTAGTCTTCATCAGGAGAGTGAGATCCAACAGGAACAGTAATTTCCCCTTCCACTGGAATATCTTCAGATATTGACACATCCGAGAGACCTGCAAACTACACGTTTATGAAACTCTTAAAAAACAGAGATGCAACCAGCTCATATTCCCTTCAGCTGTTTTGCAACAGAgtttaacataaaaataattgcTCAGAATTTTAAGATACAACATTTAAACAAGATCAACAACAGAGCCCAGCCGTGGTCTGGCTGACTTAAGCCGCTCACAGTGTAAAAAGGCACTTCACAGCGTGCacagcatttctgttttcttcagtaacTCCTGTACCTTTGACTTGTTTCTTCTGTGATTTAGACAGTAATAAGTGAGGGATATTAGGCAGCTTACATGTGTTTCATTATTACACAAGGAACAGAACGTCAGATAGCTGTACAACAACAGCATCACGCCTGACAACGCTTGGCACCTTCAGGGACGCCGCGGGAACACAGACTACCGACACACCGCACGCGTTTTCCTCCTCAGCACAAGGTCTGAGGCCGCGAACGTGAATAAAGAGAGTTTCCTCCACGGGACCAGGCAGCGCCAAAGCCCTCCGGCGAGCCCCGAGCAGCCGGGCCGCTCCCAAAGCGGCGCCGGCACCGGTACCAGCACCGCCCAAGGAACCCGCTCCGGGGACCGCGGGGAAGCGGGAACCGCCGCCCGCGCCTGGGCCTGGCTGCGgctccggccccctcccgccgcgccgggcggccgccccgcttgCTccagcccggcgccccgcggcgggaggTGGAGCCCGGCCCTccccggcggggggctcggccgccgcccgccccgcggtgCTCACCAGCGGCttcgccgccccggccccggccccgct
Encoded here:
- the YIPF6 gene encoding protein YIPF6, yielding MAAAEGSGAGAGAAKPLFAGLSDVSISEDIPVEGEITVPVGSHSPDEDYSTLDEPVRDTIMRDLKAVGKKFVHVMYPKKSSALLRDWDLWGPLVLCVSLALMLQGGSADSKEDGGPQFAEVFVIIWFGAVVITLNSKLLGGTISFFQSLCVLGYCVMPLTVAMLVCRLVLLAGSGTVSFIVRLIVVIAMFGWSTLASTAFLADSQPPNRKALVVYPIFLFYFVISWMILTFTPQ